From a region of the Mytilus galloprovincialis chromosome 3, xbMytGall1.hap1.1, whole genome shotgun sequence genome:
- the LOC143066259 gene encoding uncharacterized protein LOC143066259: MVRGDMRTSILDTRVMKGGDVYTDHYLVRSKIRLKLARNKGDKNKCKRERYDLNKLKSMDVRKKYNIEVRNRFQVLEEGNIEDPVLKYEGAVEIYTEAAKQVLGSCKKISKPWITNITWKVVDERKEIKNKLEGTRSERLKVRLNEEYKQKNKRVKKSARENKRKWYNMMAEDAEKAAENDRSKELYNITKILTGERKRQHTGVKSKEGELKSERNDILNRWVEHFSEVLNRQDPLHPISEEDIDMAEMGEWTVPEVKRALKKTQNGKPAGIDSVTPELIKADIDLTAEKMAEIFNSL, encoded by the coding sequence ATGGTACGAGGGGACATGAGGACATCAATATTAGATACAAGAGTAATGAAAGGAGGAGATGTGTATACTGACCACTACTTAGTACGGTCAAAGATCAGACTCAAACTGGCAAGAAATAAAGGTGACAAGAACAAATGCAAAAGAGAGAGATATGACCTAAACAAGCTAAAAAGTATGGATGTAAGGAAAAAGTACAATATTGAAGTGAGAAACAGATTCCAAGTACTAGAAGAAGGTAACATAGAAGATCCAGTGTTGAAATATGAAGGTGCAGTAGAGATATACACTGAAGCAGCTAAACAGGTATTGGGTAGTTGTAAAAAGATCAGTAAACCATGGATAACCAACATTACATGGAAAGTGGTtgatgaaagaaaagaaattaaaaataaattagaagGAACTAGATCGGAAAGATTAAAAGTGAGACTCAACGAAGAATACAAGCAGAAAAATAAAAGGGTTAAGAAAAGTGCCCGAGAGAATAAAAGGAAGTGGTACAATATGATGGCTGAAGATGCAGAAAAAGCAGCAGAAAATGACAGAAGCAAAGAGCTGTATAACATCACTAAAATCCTAACAGGTGAAAGAAAGAGGCAACACACAGGAGTAAAAAGTAAAGAAGGAGAACTGAAAAGTGAAAGAAATGATATATTGAATAGATGGGTAGAACATTTTAGTGAAGTTTTAAATAGGCAAGACCCTCTTCATCCAATTTCAGAGGAAGATATAGATATGGCCGAAATGGGAGAATGGACAGTACCTGAAGTTAAAAGAGCACTGAAGAAGACACAAAATGGGAAGCCAGCAGGAATAGACAGTGTAACACCAGAGCTTATAAAGGCAGACATCGACCTTACAGCAGAGAAAATGGCAGAAATATTTAACAGCCTATGA
- the LOC143068011 gene encoding LITAF domain-containing protein-like produces the protein MTEKGAPPPQYNPPPPAYPGQYNQQPGGYPAQPQPQYGYGGQQSSATVVVTGQPTVLVQQFREAPVRTQCPSCRADILTSTHYETGTMTWVVAGVLCFVGLWLGCCLIPFCIDGCKDVVHTCPSCRHSIGRFNRM, from the exons ATGACGGAAAAAGGTGCACCACCACCTCAGTATAACCCACCTCCACCCG CATACCCTGGTCAATATAACCAGCAGCCAGGCGGTTACCCTGCGCAACCACAGCCTCAGTATGGGTATGGCGGACAGCAATCCAGTGCTACCGTTGTTGTTACTGGCCAGCCAACAGTATTGGTACAACAGTTCAGAGAGGCACCTGTTCGTACCCAGTGTCCAAGCTGCAGAGCAGACATCCTAACTTCAACTCACTATGAAACAGGAACAATGACTTGGGTTGTTGCTGGAGTTTTGTGTTTTGTCGG GTTATGGCTAGGTTGCTGTTTGATACCTTTCTGTATTGATGGTTGCAAAGATGTTGTTCATACCTGTCCATCCTGTCGCCACAGCATTGGACGCTTCAACCGGATGTAG